Part of the Spirochaetota bacterium genome is shown below.
ACGGCGCATGGGGCTTGTGCGTACATCGCTGAATATTTCCCCGGAACAGAGCCGTACGGCGGTCGAAAATGCGGCCGGGTTATTTAAATCCCTTGGTATCAATGCCGTGTGCCATGAGTTGGATGATTCCAGGGGGAAGGCCGTTTTTACCGATCGCGTCGGGCAGATACGGAACGAAATCCGGGAAAGCGACTATCATCTCTGCTTCGAGGCCTCCGGACTGAAAACGGATTATTACAGGAAGAATGGTTTCAAAAAGCCGACCCCCATCCACCGGTCGGAACGTCTTGCATATGTATTGAATCACAAGGAAATAATCGTGTATCCCCGCGAGCTGCTTGTCGGAAATTTTACCGCGAAAAGGGTCGGGGGCCAGGTGTGGGAGGAACATTTCGGCGTTCTGCTTATTTCGATTCTTCACCAGATCAACCGGCAGACGCCGGTTTCATTCAAATGCTCTTTCAGGGACAAGCTTAAATTCTATTTCAAAATATTCCCCTTCTGGAAGAAGCACAGCATCCTGGCGAAGGTTAATCCCGCCCTCTCCGATTTTATGCTGACCGTCGCGCGGTGTTCCGAGATGAATGTCGGTTTCAACAATAACATAGCGTCGATCGCGCATTTCGTCGTCAACTTCGAACGAATCCTCGAACTGGGAACCACCGGCATCGCGGATGAGATCAGGGAGAAGCAAAAGGAAAACCCGGAGAGCAGCAAGGATTTTTACGCCGGCGCGCTTATCGCCCTCCAGGCGCTGGAGGATTTCGCGCAACGGTATTCCGACAGCCTGATAAGCCTGGGCAGGAAGGAAGCCGATCCCGTGCGCCGGAGGGAACTTGAAGAAATGGCCGCGATCTGCAGGCATGTTCCCAAACACCCCGCACGTACCTACCATGAGGCCCTCCAGGGCATGTTGTTTCTTCAGATCGCGCTTTGCATCGAGTCCTATGAGAATGCGGTCTCTTTTGGAAGGCTGGACCAGATATTGTATCCGTACTATAAAAGGGATATGGAAGCGGGGATCGTCACGTACGAGAAGGCGAAAGAGCTGCTGGCCCTGTTCATGCTCAAGATGGACGAATGCATTTTAATCAGCGACGGCGATACCTATTTGAGGATCGGAAGGCTGTTCGAGACCCAGTCCACGGACCAGACGGTGACGTTGGGCGGTATGGGCAGGGACGGCCGGGACGCGACGAATGACGTCACATACATGCTCCTGGATATCTGCGAGCTGCAGCCGCTCGCTGTCAACATGACGGCGCGCATTCACGAGGACAGCCCCGCCGCATACCTGGACCGGATTGCCGAGGTGTATATCAACGGGGCGCCCATGCCGGCGTTGTACAATGATCATATCTACATCGATTCCCTGCGGGGCCACTACGCCACTACCGAGAGCGACGCGAGAAATTACGCGATCGTGGGGTGCGTGGAACCCAACGCCTCCGACGATCATTTCGGCAACACCGACTGCGCCAACATGAACGTGGTGCTGCCATTTCTGCAGGCCTTGAAGGGCGAGGAGCACGATTTATGGAACTTCGGCAGAATTGATCAGCTGGAAAAGATACTCACCAAGTTCGTCGAATACAACTTTCGCGGCGATAATAAATTCTCGAGATTTGTCGTCACGCGGTACCACAAAGCCCGCGGCAGGTTCAAAAAGCGAAGAGGGCTTGCCGCGTATGCACCGCCCTCGGGCATGGATGAATTGCTTTCGCGCTACCAGGAGCGTTTGAATCGCCTGGCGGCGTCGATACTGGCCGACCACCAGAAGATCGAAAAGGTTCTCCGCCAGGACTTTACGACGCCGCTCGCCTCCACCCTCTTCAAGGGATGCGTCGAGAGCGGAAAGGACGTCTACGACGGCGGCGCGACGTTCAACAGCAGCGGCATCCAGGCGGTGGGCATCACGGATGTCGCCGATTCGCTGTTCGCCCTGGACGAGATCGTTTTTCGAAAGCGGATGTACTCGATC
Proteins encoded:
- a CDS encoding radical SAM protein, giving the protein MTTGWKVVVGCNIYLKYIQIKVYYHTCGKELDVQITQTQEPLNHSDIDLSFEEGRNTAFDRLRVLKIQRTCVHDGPGIRTTIFFQGCNLRCAWCQNPEALSFKGESAPGRAYSISDIMEVVSRDKEYYYKTGGGVTLSGGEPLLQEPDSMVRLLKLLKEERVNVSAETTLHAPWKNIGAVAPYIDLFLVDLKVVGDDDLHVKFTGHDSALIRGNIRKLVALNATVKFRMVMVPGYNDGEGQVKAAADFLKSIGHGSLELLKYHNMYEDKERRMGLVRTSLNISPEQSRTAVENAAGLFKSLGINAVCHELDDSRGKAVFTDRVGQIRNEIRESDYHLCFEASGLKTDYYRKNGFKKPTPIHRSERLAYVLNHKEIIVYPRELLVGNFTAKRVGGQVWEEHFGVLLISILHQINRQTPVSFKCSFRDKLKFYFKIFPFWKKHSILAKVNPALSDFMLTVARCSEMNVGFNNNIASIAHFVVNFERILELGTTGIADEIREKQKENPESSKDFYAGALIALQALEDFAQRYSDSLISLGRKEADPVRRRELEEMAAICRHVPKHPARTYHEALQGMLFLQIALCIESYENAVSFGRLDQILYPYYKRDMEAGIVTYEKAKELLALFMLKMDECILISDGDTYLRIGRLFETQSTDQTVTLGGMGRDGRDATNDVTYMLLDICELQPLAVNMTARIHEDSPAAYLDRIAEVYINGAPMPALYNDHIYIDSLRGHYATTESDARNYAIVGCVEPNASDDHFGNTDCANMNVVLPFLQALKGEEHDLWNFGRIDQLEKILTKFVEYNFRGDNKFSRFVVTRYHKARGRFKKRRGLAAYAPPSGMDELLSRYQERLNRLAASILADHQKIEKVLRQDFTTPLASTLFKGCVESGKDVYDGGATFNSSGIQAVGITDVADSLFALDEIVFRKRMYSIEEVIDALDHDFEGEYFQRIRSALLDVPKFGNDASREAREWVNRASEIYVNALNSVENCPRNGIYTAGYYALNVNIIYGLKTPSLPSGRLRGVPLANSVTPHYGMEFADLLSSLNSVAGVDFAQYAPNGTTVTFTIDSALFQGRDGVRNLAGIIGTYFNKGGMQFQPNVINREILLGAYENPEKHKYLLVRVAGYCAYFNDLSDELKKVIINRTCYS